The genome window CGAGGGGAACCAAGTGACCTGCTCCTCTCACTGTCACCATGGTCAACCCCTGGTGCTCCACAAACCTTCCCCCTACCTGCAATCAAGAACAAAGTTCCCAGGTATTTGGCCAAACTGAGTCAGTCATCCATCATCCATTTCTATCAAAGCTATCGTTCATGGCAGAGGCTGATGGTTGCGGACCTGATGGTTGTGGAACCAAGGCTGCCACTGGGACTTGAGAGGAAGACGCAGTGCTTCGACACAGTATCTTGATCCAATCACCGGAACTCTGCCGTCTGTGTCTCCACTGCAGAAGGCCAGATGGATCAGAGGATGGATGTGTGGTCGGATGAGGAAACAAACAAGCGTAGCTCACGGACCGACATGTCAGTTCTCTGACGCTGGTGGAATCTTTGCAGTCATGTGATACAAATGGAAGGGAACGAGAGGCACAGACCTGTAGAGCCATATCCTCAGCCCAGCTTTTATGAGCTTGGAGTAGATGGGCAGGACAGAGAAGACGGTGAAGTTGTATGTTCTCAGTATCGAATCACTGCAACAGTACAAAATGGCATCATTTACCCTGCAGGAagacaaggagaagaagaagaagaagaagaggagacaatATCCAGCAGCGGGGAAGACGAGCTCACTTGCAGACACTCCACCTCCCGTTGACATTTGCATGGAGTGATCTCTGCACATCAACCCTGTTGAAGTACTCCTCAGCATAGGTCGAGAAACAGGGATCGTACCCCGCATACCTTCTAATCCTCCTCATCAAGCTTTTCTGCAACTCCAAAAACATCTCTCAGAATTCATATCCTAATCTTACAAAGAAGCATACTATTTTTAGATCGACAACTGTACATTCCGAGTCACCTTGGCATTATCTTCATCaaacgaagaagaagatgatgattgaGGAAGAGTACACTTGGGAGCATAAACATTGTAGATGTCGATCTCCTTGTACTGGTTAAAGACCATCTCCATGGCATCATTGCATTCATCAGTCCAGTTAAAGAGCTTGAAGTCGCAGACTCGGTTTGCAAGCCTGTAAACTTGGTCTGAGACCACTGTGTGACTCCATGCATACTCCAGCAACCCTTTCGAGTCATAGTATTCATCTGTCTCAGGGTTTCCCACCTGCAACACACACAGAAATCCACCATATAAATATGCATGTTTTTCCATAATTTACGGCATCCCTCCTTTGTGCCAAAAGATGAAGCTTATATGCATATGTACTTCGAATTCTGCTAGATGTTCACGTTACAGGTAGTCATAAACTAGAGATGGAAAGATGGCGCTCACAATGAAGCCTTTGAAGTTGATGTATGGGTAGTTCTTTGTGTCCTTGTTTCTGTCATAGAGTAGCTCAGCTAGCTGGGGCACATAGTGACCTGCAACAGACGAGCAGGAGACAGGAGACCTTTACAGCTCTGTTGCATTGCGATGATTGAAGGCCATGATctttatctttcttatttttgttcttgATGTCATAAAGCTGAGAGATCAAATTGGAGGAAAGTGGATTTGTGATCACCTGCATAGCTTTCTCCTGCTATGTAGAAGTCATGGGACTGGTACTGTGGAAACCTTCTCAGCCAGTTGACCAGGAATCTGTAAGCATCCTCAGCTGGAACAGTCAAACAAAAGATGAGGATGATCTCACTGATGCAATTGCTTGGACAAACCAACATAGATCAGAGGCATATCTCAGATGATTAGCAGTTTATTTACCCACAAATCCATCCTCTAGTTTGGTTAGATCAGAGGATGTGTTAGTGTAAGAGAATCCAACCCCTACTGGAGACTCCAAAAACAGCAAATTGGCCTCTGAtagcaagaaaaaaaatcaataattattcaAGTGATTTTCCAGGAGAACTCATACGATAAAATTGGACTGATACAGAGAAAGCAAGCATgataattaaagaagaaaaggACCTTTATTCCAAGCGTATTTATTGAACTCGAGTCCTGTTCCATGTCTCTTCACCCTTAGAGGTCCTAGTTCCACAGCTGCCCCATAGCCAATTGATGAACATCCCGGACCTGTAAAGCAAGAGCGACACATTGAATGAGATGAAGACCTACAGGGTAGGAGATACACATTTATGAGGTAATCATCTCCATGTCCCAAAAACCAGCATCCGCCTACATAAATAAACCTCCAAGATGCATGAGAGAGAGTAAATTATGCACAACCTCCATTGAGCCAGAGGAGAAGAGGTCGATCTGACGGCAGAGTTTGAGCCTCAAAGAACCAGTAGAACAGGGCCCTCCCGTTCTCTCTGTTCACTGTTATGTAGCCTGAGAAGTGGGAGATGGGTGGGCTTGGTGGCTGACCGGGGAGATCAAGAACCCTGTCAGATTCGCTGGAGTCACCAGAGATAGTGAGCATGAAGCTGAGACAGAGAAGGAAGTGTCTCCTGGAAGATGCCATGGCCTCAATAGCGATCGAGAGGAGGCAGGGAAGATTAATAGAGGATGGTGATGTACTAGTTTAGTCCTGCAGGAAACAAGAAAGCCACTGCTATGTCTAAGCAATAGACATCAGAAAAGCCAGGACCACATCACTCCCCTGTCGTTCCTCTCATCATCTAATCATGcttctaatataaaaataaaataaatcttaaaattaaaatcagATATATATCAACatcatgattatatattttttagtataatttaaatttttttatttgaatttatattATCATTTGATCTGAAGGAGACACACTCGATTTTTTCTCTCTTTGTATCACACGTATGATCACTATAAacgataaaataaaaattaaaaaatattgagaAAATAGATATGTAATCTTTCGATAATGTGATAGTCCATAAAAAAAAGTAAAGAAGATACGAAATATTTCGATAATGTGATAGTCCATAAAAGATCCTATCTATACGTAAACAATAGATACGATCTTGGCAAGCCCCTTAATCTTGGCAATCTTTGCTGTTGCAAGCTGAAGAATCATGATGGTTCCTTGTCTTAGACAGCTAACCTAAGTCCTCTTTTCATCAGAGTTCGGCATGGGTATGGTAGAGTTGCCTACAACAAAAAGAATCACCAAACTCATTTTCTTCTTCTCGGGATGCACAATATTAGTGAACAGGAGGACTTGGCATTTATTTGTCTTCGAGTACCAATAGTACATTCATTACCTGTGGGCCTTATCCGATGGCCTAACACTGGACTTCGTTGGTCTTCCTGGCACTTCACTGATATCAGAGGAAGACCAAAAAGATTCTTCTGATGTGCCATTTATTATAGATTTGACCTGATTTGGGCGACGAAGTTGTTTAGAGGATTCGACCAGTTACAAACGTGGAATCATTCTCGGAAAACATGAAGTAGGTTAAGACGTCTTTGAAGAGATCGGGAAATTTATCTGCTACAAATATTCTTCGTTAGAATTCATCTCCTCCATTATTTGCCTTGCAATCTAGATCATGACTCATAATAGCAGGCATCTCATAATAGTCATAACTCATAATTATGACTACCTACATGGGAAAACTGTTCTCTagtaaggagaaaaaaaaatagaaatggaGGTCATCATCATAGTTCTGCACAAAGCAACGAATTCAAGTGGAATGGTACGATGTAACACAAGGAGCTGCAGAACTCAAATAGGCAAACAGCCAAACCACAAGCAAGAATTCAGATGGATCGAAAGTAAAAGTATCCTGGATTAACTGTTCAAGCTGCACAAACTTAAGTAATCCACAACCAAAGCACCTAAAACTTTTTTACAGCAAGAAGCATAGCACAAATAGGAGGTAAGTCATAGTGAGAGATGGACCAACCACAGCCTTAGAGAAAAATCTTTCCCAGATGATCTGGTCAAGCTACAACAATAGAAGGGTTTACAGAAGCCTGCATTTATGTTGCAATCACTAACcctataatcaaaattcaatatgTGACTCGTTATGGACCATCAGCGTAACAAGCGTGAAAATTGGGGGGCCAACACCTTGTACAGAACAATTCCGTGAATTGTTTTTATAAGAACTCATCCctcagaaaataaataataatatgttaGAACATTGTAAAGTAACAAAATGTTGCTTGCATGCCTCGGCTAAAGGTTAAGGTGACCTATGAACATCACATTCTGTTCTCTCTTTTTCGTGGAGCACAAGTTATGATCTCGTCAACCCTCAATATCATCTCAGCTGCCTCGGTTGCTGACAAGAGCACGCCTTGCTTTACTTTAAATGACTCTGATATCCCTAGCTTCTCCATGTCTCCAACCTGTATCAGGGACATGAAATTTAAATCAGTGGAAATTAAAATTCAAGCACAGGTTTAACACCATGAAAAGACGCTTCCACCGTATTTCACTTACACCACCAGATATGATGTCAATTCCTGCATTAGTTGTGTCATTGTGATGCTCAGCTCGAAGCTGAGAGATCAACTCAGCACTGTCCAAACCAGCATTGTCAGCAATGATTGTCGGTATTGCTTGGAGAGCATGTGAGAAAGCTTCAACGGCATGAGATTTTTTCCCTGGAGTCTTACGTGCAAGGTCATCTACCTCTTTTGCCATCACCATCTCAGGCCATCCACCCCCAAGCAAGACCCTACTGTCATTCACTGTCTGAGACAGCACACAAAGGGCATCATGCAACGATCTTTCTGCTTCATCCAGCACATGGGAActagaaataattaaaaaaaggcTATTATCATTAACATAATTATCTGCCTAAAATCTTTGCTTTTTTGAAACATACAGCTTCATATATCAAACTGAAAGCTGATAATTTCAAACTCAATAAACTCCATAAACTCAGCTCTGGACAACTGTCCATGCAACTGACATTGAAATCAACATCAAGAGGACAAAAATTTCACAAAGAAAAATTACAAAAATTCTGGCAAGAGGAGAGCATAAGCAGAGGCAGAGCAAGAATTTGCATTTTGGATAGGCGTAAGCAGGGCTGTGCTACCATAAATGCAGGTCAAAAGTGAATGAGCTAATAATGCACATAAGTTTGAGCAATTTGTAGAATGCAAAGTTTGATTATAAAGAGAATGGATAACAGTCAAAAGAAAAAGTAAGTTTACAGTgtggaaaaataagaaaattgaaTGATAAAAATAGTCTAAAACAATCATAAAATGGAGAGGAAACTCATTACAGACAGGAAGATACTTAAAGAATGCAAAGATGTCACTTCTTAATGCTGGCATAAGAAAATAATTCGGAATGATGGAAATATGAGGAAAAAGCTGAAACATTAGAGGTAAACCAATCATGACATTGAATATAAGATATCTTAGAACAAAATCCCCATCTCCACACCAAAGaaggaaaaatatcaaataaaatatgTGCATCAGGGCTCCATGGCTGTGTGGAAGAAGCATGGATTAGAAAGTAGCTACTAAGAAAGCTACAAACACCCGGGATATATCTGAATCAAAATAGAAGACTATTATGTTTAAAGACATACCTTGCACCTCTTAGGACAATTGTACATGCCTGACCCATTTCAACCCCAGAAAAATGAATCAACTTGTCCTCACCAATCATTATCTCCTCAATCAGCTTGCAGTGTCCAAGCTTTACAGACTCTGGGTTATCAAAAGTTGATGCGATCTCACCACCAGTTACCAAGGCTAGACGCTCAATCCCTTCAAAGTCAGCATGCTCAATGGCAAGAATGCCAGCATCAGCAAAAAGTTCCTCGGGGAAGTTGTAAATTAGCTGCCTATTGACAAAACAGTTGACTCCATGAGCTATGATTTTCTGCACTTTTTCTCTCATTTTCTCTTTTTCAGCTCCCTCAATCTCTGCAACTTTAGCCATTGAATCAACACGAACTCGAGCCCCATATATTTTAACTTTGTCAGTGTCCATGGCAGTGTTTGCCACCAAAATCTTTGCATTTTCGATGTGTTTTGGTTGACCAATTCCTATTTTCTTGTCAAGAATAAACCTGTCCAGAGTATCAAGGGCCTCATGTTTAGAGAACAAAAGCATATCACTACCAAATCTTAAGTTTGGAATTTAAAATGCTTCTTTATGCGAGCAGTGGAAAACAACTTTTTTCAGATATGAAAGCACCGATTCCCTTACTACTATAAATTTCTCAGGTCTTCTCTATTAATCTCCATTAATGTTGTTTGTTTTCAAGTTATTAAAGAAAATTTGCAACAGAATCAGATATATGCTTACATGTTAGAATGATAAATAGAAATCTGTATTCAGAGAACAAATATTTATTAGATTACAGATTATATACCATAAAtctttaagatttttttatgagATACCTACCCTTCATCTAGAAATGAATCTTTAAGGGAACCTCCAGCCTTCTTAATAATGTGGATAGACTCCAAATTTGTGCTGCCCTGACAATTCAGAGAAAAGGAATTTTTATCTAACAGGTTTAATTATGACCAGAATTCTCATATTCCTCATACCAGTTCAAAATTTTGACCTCAATAAAGAGAATGTTACATGATATGCAACATCATACACGAAGCTTAAATCAGCTACCAAACATGCATGGACCCTTGAAAGAACATAATTAAGGTATACCCAGTTTAAACACTGGAAGTATAACTCCCTCAAAAACATAACTCCTCAAAAAGGCACTTGAACATTTTTGTCTTCTGTTAAATAAAACAACACTATGAAATTCAGGCAGGTTTAACTAGTGATGGCAGCGGTTTAAGATGTCAGAGAGCAACCATACCATTGAATGCAAAATAGCTGAAAACTAATTGCAGTTCATATCAACCTGAAATCAGTATTGCAAAAAGTTCTTTTACAAACTAAGGCCAAACATGGTTTTTAAAACTCGATCAGTTACCAATTCTGATAATGCTGTGTATCAGATGGTGTAGCAATCTATACCACCTAGCACCAgctataaaaagtaaaaaaaaatatcacctaCTGATATCATACAACCTAGTACAGATGCATACAGACCAGCATTTGAAACCTCGGACCAAATATTTAACCACTTGAACCACCTGATTCACCAGTTTCAAAAGCATTGGTACATATTGAAAATAAAAAGAGGTAGAATTTTTATCAAATTCTTCGACCGCTCAAATAAGTGCAGGTATGTGTTCCCAAcatatatacatgaatatattataaataCCTATATTATACATATTTATAGACTAAGAGACATACAGATATATGAGGACCTATTTAACAAAAATGTTAGTGTCAAATGTGCTGTGTTCAGAAAGTCTTCTAAGGAAAACATATGAAGATCAAACTATTATCAATAAGTTTTCACATTCACAATGGACTCAGATAACAAAAGTGAAACATATGCAGCGGAAAGCAGGTCTATCCTGACAAACTAAAGTACTGATTTTGAAGCCATGAAATAAGCCCTCCACCTCTCCATGGAGACTACTACCTCAAGTAGAGGCAAAACATGAATTTTGAAATTGTCAAACACAAAAGGAAAGAATAAATGATGAACCTATATGTCAAAACATGCATTATGATATTCTTAATACATTTAGCCTTAGAACAGCATCCACTGCTAGTTTAGCAAATTGTTCCTTGTCCTGGGAGAGTATTTTCGAACTCAGGGTTGTCATCGCAATTTTCATCAAATCTGACTTAAACTTGTCTGCAACATAAAaatagcaaataatcaatcatatATGCTAAACATGGAAAAGTTTAATGTAAAGTTAGAGATAGTATCTCACTCATCCTTTTAACCAACAGGCACAAGTCATATGTATTGCATTATCatttgtttcaaaagaaaatTAAGAAGTTAAAAACCTTGATCTAAGAAACAGATTTCAGTATAACATGTACACATTCAAGATAACTGATACCTGGATCCTGTTTATTATCCTTGGCCTTCTGCAGTAAAGCATTACGTGCACACTCAGCAGCCAGTCTGTAGCCTACATGCTCACAAGAACAGGATTTAGATATTACAATTATAAAAGTACTTCAATTTAATCAATTAATTCCAATTCACCACAATATATTGTAGTCAAGAACATAAACGAAGCAATCATGAAACAACAGATCGTTGATTTCAGAGTGTGAAACACACTATTGCACAATCTCATGTAATCATATGTGTATGCATCAGAACATACAAATGATCATTAATTAAAAATGCTTTGTTCACATGGTCTCTATTGAGACATCCAAAGTTGGTTAGTGCATTGTTGCACAAGTTATAGATCTCAGGTTCGAGTCCACGTGTGAGCGCCATGTACGCcatttaatgtaatgaaaatatcttccctttttttaaaaaaaatgctttGTTCATGTTTTGTCCCTAAAAATACCCACTCAAATTCCTGATTACCACTCCAACCTCTCTAGAATGAATCAccatttaataaatatataagtTTGTCAGTTTACCTAATTAATTTCAGTCCACCATGAAATTTTATAGTCAACAACGTGAAGAAAGTAAAATGACAAACAGATCATCGATTTCAGTGTGAAACTGCTGACACCATAAAGTCATTGCAAAACCATGTAACACTATAGATATGTCTAGGAACATACAAAATTCACGAATTAAAAAAAATGTGCCCATATTTTGTCCCTAAAAGTACCCACTCAAAATCTTGATTACCATCCAACTGCTATATTGCAGACCACCATATACTATCAATCTAAGTGATATTTTCTCCTCCTTCCCAACACATGTACCAAGATGACAAGAATTATAGACTATTCAATGTGCTATTCTTCAGGAATTGTTTGTAAGAgtagaaaattttcaagaataGAAATGGGTAGAATGATACAACAAGATACTAATCTAGGAT of Musa acuminata AAA Group cultivar baxijiao chromosome BXJ2-3, Cavendish_Baxijiao_AAA, whole genome shotgun sequence contains these proteins:
- the LOC103978922 gene encoding serine carboxypeptidase-like 26: MASSRRHFLLCLSFMLTISGDSSESDRVLDLPGQPPSPPISHFSGYITVNRENGRALFYWFFEAQTLPSDRPLLLWLNGGPGCSSIGYGAAVELGPLRVKRHGTGLEFNKYAWNKEANLLFLESPVGVGFSYTNTSSDLTKLEDGFVAEDAYRFLVNWLRRFPQYQSHDFYIAGESYAGHYVPQLAELLYDRNKDTKNYPYINFKGFIVGNPETDEYYDSKGLLEYAWSHTVVSDQVYRLANRVCDFKLFNWTDECNDAMEMVFNQYKEIDIYNVYAPKCTLPQSSSSSSFDEDNAKKSLMRRIRRYAGYDPCFSTYAEEYFNRVDVQRSLHANVNGRWSVCNDSILRTYNFTVFSVLPIYSKLIKAGLRIWLYSGDTDGRVPVIGSRYCVEALRLPLKSQWQPWFHNHQVGGRFVEHQGLTMVTVRGAGHLVPLDKPQEALVLINSYLRNQQLPTHK
- the LOC135608178 gene encoding T-complex protein 1 subunit beta-like, with the protein product MTVERLLKDEATEEKGDRARMASFVGAMAIADLVKTTLGPKGMDKILQSTGRGHNVTVTNDGATILKSLHIDNPAAKVLIDISKVQDDEVGDGTTSVVVLAGELLREAEKLVNKKIHPMTIIAGYRLAAECARNALLQKAKDNKQDPDKFKSDLMKIAMTTLSSKILSQDKEQFAKLAVDAVLRLNGSTNLESIHIIKKAGGSLKDSFLDEGFILDKKIGIGQPKHIENAKILVANTAMDTDKVKIYGARVRVDSMAKVAEIEGAEKEKMREKVQKIIAHGVNCFVNRQLIYNFPEELFADAGILAIEHADFEGIERLALVTGGEIASTFDNPESVKLGHCKLIEEIMIGEDKLIHFSGVEMGQACTIVLRGASSHVLDEAERSLHDALCVLSQTVNDSRVLLGGGWPEMVMAKEVDDLARKTPGKKSHAVEAFSHALQAIPTIIADNAGLDSAELISQLRAEHHNDTTNAGIDIISGGVGDMEKLGISESFKVKQGVLLSATEAAEMILRVDEIITCAPRKRENRM